The Bos taurus isolate L1 Dominette 01449 registration number 42190680 breed Hereford chromosome 18, ARS-UCD2.0, whole genome shotgun sequence genome has a window encoding:
- the C18H19orf85 gene encoding uncharacterized protein C19orf85 homolog: MHPGAPTGPGVSEAGPRELCAFVSGAAAHVLRALHPRRARPLKRRPNHRRFLHNQICRQFAKIEAATQHLAMSILSQEAPPQRPTPQRPPPPPPSPFLGVACAVAPTEALHAGPSLSLAALDASTLDLFEDIALPPACPSAPSDLSLCVLGQPALRQDTLLYDPLLPPPRSLGGGEELLASEGRWGGRWEVSCACPSQGTPAGWGTYFP; the protein is encoded by the exons ATGCACCCCGGGGCTCCCACAGGCCCTGGAGTCTCCGAGGCAGGCCCCCGGGAGCTGTGCGCCTTCGTGAGTGGGGCGGCTGCTCACGTGCTGCGCGCTCTGCACCCGCGGCGGGCCAGGCCCCTCAAAAGGAGGCCCAACCACAGGAGGTTCCTACACAACCAGATCTGCAG GCAGTTTGCCAAGATCGAAGCTGCCACCCAGCACCTGGCCATGTCCATTCTGTCCCAGGAGGCACCTCCCCAGAGACCGACGCCCCAGAGGCCgcccccaccacctccctcccccttcctggGCGTGGCCTGTGCCGTGGCACCCACCGAGGCACTGCATGCTGGCCCCAGCCTGAGTCTCGCTGCCCTGGACGCCTCCACCCTCGACCTCTTTGAGGACATTGCGCTCCCCCCAGCGTGTCCTTCAGCGCCATCTGACCTGTCCCTCTGTGTGCTGGGCCAGCCGGCCCTGAGGCAGGACACACTGCTCTATGACCCCCTGCTCCCTCCACCGCGTtccctggggggaggggaggagctcTTGGCTTCTGAGGGTCGCTGGGGGGGCAGGTGGGAGGTGTCTTGTGCCTGCCCTTCTCAGGGTACCCCTGCAGGCTGGGGGACCTACTTTCCGTGA